One part of the Populus alba chromosome 18, ASM523922v2, whole genome shotgun sequence genome encodes these proteins:
- the LOC118052112 gene encoding thylakoid lumenal 16.5 kDa protein, chloroplastic — translation MATTFLSTAKPFLSSSTPSSLSSLTNRPLQFSCPQQKCNPRRPLTSCKALSDESLPVPVASPIIITKRSLSICFLTSFVFSLASRGSSSANAAILEADDDEELLEKVKRDRKKRLERQGVISSAKKEKGYLQDLVYKLSKVGQAIDNNDLSAASSVLGGSTDTDWVKKANIAFTKLSSSPEEKIEVDTFNSSLASLISSVTSNDIESSKTAFVSSATAFGKWTTLTGLFGQLKGL, via the exons atggcGACAACATTTCTCTCGACTGCAAAACCCTTCCTCTCCTCTTCAACACCATCTTCTTTATCATCCCTAACAAATAGACCTCTCCAGTTTTCTTGTCCACAACAAAAGTGTAATCCCAGGAGACCATTGACTTCATGCAAAGCTCTCAGTGATGAGTCACTTCCAGTACCAGTCGCCTCTCcaattattataacaaaaagaAGCCTGTCCATTTGCTTCTTAACCAGCTTTGTATTTTCGTTGGCAAGTAGAGGTAGTTCTAGTGCCAATGCAGCTATACTAGAagctgatgatgatgaagaattaTTGGAGAAAGTTAAGAGGGacagaaaaaaaaggttagaaagACAAGGAGTTATTAGCTCagctaaaaaggaaaaag GATATTTGCAAGATCTTGTGTACAAGCTAAGTAAAGTAGGGCAAGCCATAGACAACAATGATCTATCTGCTGCTAGTTCGGTTCTTGGGGGTAGCACTGATACAGATTGGGTTAAGAAGGCTAACATTGCCTTCACCAAG CTGAGCTCTAGTCCTGAAGAAAAGATAGAGGTGGACACCTTTAATTCCTCTCTAgcttctttaatttcatcag TTACCAGCAATGACATTGAATCCTCCAAAACTGCTTTTGTATCATCAGCCACTGCTTTTGGGAAATGGACAACCTTGACAGGGCTGTTTGGACAGCTCAAAGGGCTTTGA
- the LOC118052110 gene encoding uncharacterized protein: MEKDKETVTVEEEGFSLELPAPSGWKKKFVPKKGGTPKKGEIIFTAPTGEEIASKRQLEQYLRAHPGGPAASEFDWGTGETPRRSARISEKAKVTPVKESEPPKKRSRKSAASKESKETETTFEGTEEAKEEAEKTEMNDMEVEEGKDVVKENQVENKGPCEETQTEAAPVEEAGAGEEVKTSAKIDEEKVQEKDGQQQGEATTKQGSGEQEKTGAAIDDEKKDEAVDDKEKLNRTAPESEGEIKVKEAENCTSEKPDHTGVDGIKEKVDAKAIENGSNAGEVKP; the protein is encoded by the exons ATGGAGAAAGATAAGGAGACTGTAACAGTTGAGGAAGAGGGTTTCTCTTTAGAGCTTCCTGCTCCTTCTGGCTGGAAAAAGAAG TTTGTACCCAAGAAAGGCGGGACCCCTAAGAAAGGTGAGATCATTTTCACTGCTCCAACAGGGGAAGAAATTGCAAGCAAAAGACAGTTGGAACAGTACCTCAGAGCACACCCTGGCGGTCCAGCAGCATCTGAGTTTGACTGGGGCACTGGTGAGACTCCAAGGAGATCAGCAAGGATTAGCGAGAAGGCAAAGGTGACTCCTGTGAAAGAAAGTGAGCCTCCAAAGAAAAGAAGCAGGAAATCAGCAGCTTCAAAGGAGAGCAAAGAAACAGAAACTACTTTTGAAGGAACTGAGGAGGCTAAAGAGGAAGCTGAAAAAACTGAGATGAATGACATGGAGGTAGAAGAGGGAAAGGACGTTGTGAAAGAAAATCAAGTTGAAAATAAAGGACCATGTGAAGAGACTCAAACAGAGGCAGCTCCTGTTGAAGAAGCTGGAGCTGGAGAAGAAGTTAAGACTTCTGCTAAAATAGATGAGGAAAAGGTGCAAGAAAAGGATGGGCAACAACAGGGTGAGGCAACTACAAAGCAGGGATCAGGCGAACAAGAGAAAACAGGTGCAGCCATTGATGATGAGAAAAAGGATGAAGCTGTAGATGACAAAGAGAAACTCAACAGAACTGCTCCTGAGTCTGAAGGAGAGATAAAGGTTAAAGAAGCAGAGAATTGCACTAGTGAGAAACCTGATCATACAGGTGTCGATGGGATCAAAGAAAAGGTAGATGCAAAGGCAATTGAGAATGGCAGCAACGCTGGCGAGGTTAAACCTTGA